The Coffea arabica cultivar ET-39 chromosome 9e, Coffea Arabica ET-39 HiFi, whole genome shotgun sequence genome has a window encoding:
- the LOC140014642 gene encoding uncharacterized protein, with protein MDKNAKRRKRYAEMPHEQKAALLRRRRERNASKKRGTTVPCSVEATRFQRPSQNSHDYFSRTPLGYTQTGILLVDTVDSSLLHSALLNPAADNLVFNQSGYVASTSSAAPNCSPPVLPRGRNLHHPPSRLALLENVPTESLLLPTAPNYEHCGAKRFHSEPPSFCCSEGEISIVAPAMPYALKRLFIGDDEECELFRKNSRTYNNNVAFTSYGAKYDRELTKNTKGVYTFRVQGQVYHFLDGLISPSNKSSGVQLYFFDTDEELAKRVEISDKLWLTTLRLLMTILQENPCTRFFKNLRDLPALDNHTIVLKCYLGLDQRVFNLPTASQVAAIWTETNDAFVEKSPHIQVYSHSNASYRVQSYYACYDPLQYPLLFPRGESGWHRGIKRIYSRRNKTDPFDLDADIDLPSTQNPADLFSIEDLAAQRKTEQDYTVSAREYYCYRLQIRDNDDSMLLHTLRLFQQFVVGTYIKIETSRLDFHRKKQTEIRTEVLQGVIDSVAIGQTRGSTVGRRTILPSSFIGGPRDMRRRYLDIMTLVQKYGKPDIFLTMTCNLMWPDIQQNLQHYEKPQDRPDLLARVFRAKFEMLKVELLKKQIFGEVAACVYVIEFQKHGFLHAHLLLILKPGSKLLNPESYDRIVSAEIPDPDKNKHL; from the exons ATGGATAAAAATGCTAAAAGGCGTAAAAGGTATGCAGAAATGCCACATGAGCAGAAAGCTGCCCTTCTTCGTCGCCGCCGTGAGCGCAATGCCTCAAAAAAAAGAGGCACAACTGTGCCTTGTTCTGTTGAGGCAACTCGGTTTCAGAGGCCTAGCCAAAATAGCCACGACTATTTCTCTAGAACTCCCTTAGGTTATACCCAGACTGGCATTCTTTTGGTCGATACTGTGGATAGTTCCCTCCTGCATTCAGCGTTGTTAAATCCTGCCGCGGATAATTTGGTTTTCAACCAGTCCGGATATGTTGCTTCGACCTCTTCTGCTGCACCAAACTGCTCCCCACCAGTACTTCCTCGAG GAAGGAATCTTCATCATCCGCCTTCCAGATTAGCTCTCCTAGAAAATGTCCCGACCGAGTCTCTCCTCCTTCCTACTGCTCCGAATTATGAACATTGTGGTGCTAAACGTTTCCATTCAGAACCTCCTTCTTTTTGTTGCTCTGAGGGTGAAATTTCTATTGTTGCTCCTGCTATGCCTTATGCTCTGAAGCGCCTATTCATTGGTGACGATGAGGAATGTGAGCTCTTTAGAAAGAACTCCCGGACATATAATAATAATGTGGCCTTCACATCTTATGGTGCCAAATATGACCGTGAATTGACCAAAAATACAAAAGGGGTCTATACATTTCGGGTCCAAGGCCAGGTGTATCACTTCTTGGACGGCCTAATCTCTCCATCTAATAAATCCTCAGGCGTTCAGCTCTACTTTTTTGACACTGATGAAGAACTCGCAAAGAGAGTTGAAATTTCTGATAAGCTTTGGCTGACCACTCTTAGGCTGCTGATGACAATTCTCCAGGAAAATCCATGTActagattttttaaaaatcttaGGGATCTGCCTGCCCTTGACAACCATACGATAGTTCTAAAATGTTATCTTGGTCTTGATCAACGTGTCTTTAATCTTCCTACTGCCTCCCAAGTAGCCGCTATCTGGACCGAGACAAATGATGCATTTGTTGAGAAGAGCCCGCACATTCAGGTTTATAGCCATTCAAACGCAAGTTATAGAGTCCAATCGTATTACGCATGTTATGATCCGCTTCAGTACCCTCTTTTGTTCCCTAGAGGTGAATCTGGTTGGCATCGTGGGATCAAGAGGATTTATTCAAGAAGGAACAAAACTGATCCTTTCGACCTGGATGCTGATATTGATCTCCCTTCTACTCAAAATCCTGCAGACTTATTCAGCATTGAAGATCTAG CTGCTCAGCGAAAAACCGAACAGGATTATACTGTATCTGCTAGGGAGTACTATTGCTATCGGCTGCAAATAAGAGACAATGATGATTCTATGTTGCTTCATACTCTCAGACTATTTCAGCAGTTTGTTGTTGGTACCTACATAAAAATTGAAACATCTAGACTAGACTTTCACAGGAAGAAGCAAACTGAAATTAGAACTGAAGTTCTTCAGGGGGTGATAGATAGTGTTGCTATAGGCCAGACACGAGGGTCTACAGTCGGCCGCCGAACAATATTGCCTTCTTCTTTTATCGGCGGCCCAAGGGACATGAGGAGAAGATATCTTGATATAATGACCTTAGTTCAGAAATATGGCAAGCCTGACATATTCCTTACCATGACTTGCAATCTGATGTGGCCGGATATCCAACAAAACCTTCAACACTATGAAAAACCACAGGATAGGCCTGATTTGCTAGCTAGAGTGTTTAGAGCTAAGTTTGAAATGTTAAAGGTTGAGCTCCTTAAGAAACAGATCTTCGGAGAGGTTGCAGCCTGTGTCTATGTTATTGAATTCCAAAAACATGGCTTTCTGCATGCTCACTTGCTGCTCATTCTTAAACCAGGATCCAAGCTACTGAATCCCGAATCATATGACAGAATTGTTTCTGCCGAGATTCCGGACCCTGACAAGAATAAGCATTTATAA
- the LOC140014641 gene encoding uncharacterized protein, translated as MDRQVRGRERGRSTRQHSEVGDDKEPEVNQDHGQEGVAGDPVATAINRITDVLECMTEHQALGPVHHQGGSIDTEDRALERFLKFGPPKFYGGPEPEVAEGWWERISDIFAALNYAEERQVVFAAFQFEGAARSTTEQRHIRRFVQGLNVEIQEGLAAVRIDIFVDAVERAQRVEVARAQVKSFQAKKRFAPNSSRELTYANAPPAKVDRGTGGVNSPGAPRGVLAKGVGVTCGYCRKAGHTEDGCWRKEGKCLRCGSSKHQIAGCPKTQEGGTPSARQATSGGSRPKVHARVYAIDDQPVPDFSEVVEVRTPMGNKSIITSLAYKNCKFWVGERRMLVDLVSLDIKGYDIIIGMDFLAHYRAKLDCRAKVLEFWIPREATLKFDVKDRLASSAMISGIRVRKMLHKGAQGFLAFLINAPSDQVKLEDVPVVREYPDIFPEELKTLPPEREVEFKIELVPGTAPISKTPYRMSPAELKELKIQLQDLLERGHKVSKDGIAVDPAKVEAVTTWTQPETTIEVRSFLGLAGYYRRFIKDFSKIAGPMTELIKKNNKFIWTPKCESSFQELKKRLTSAPVLALPDGVESYVVYSDASREGLGCVLIQKGKVVVYASRKLKTHEQNYPTHDLELAAVVFALKKWRHYLYGVTFEVYTDHKSLKYLFFQKELNLRQRRWVEFLEDYDCSINYHPGKVNVVADALSRKVQVAGLMVKEWDMLEEEAQKTDPIIQKKLEKVQKGETLDFKLGSEGVLSFRDRIVVPVDEKLRKEILEESHRSKYTIHPGVSKMYHDVKELYWWDGLKNDVAEFVQKCLICQQVKAEHQKPSGLLQPLEILEWKWEHITMDFVTGLPRNKKGCDAVWVIVDRLTKSAHFLPVSMSFSLEKLAKLYTEEIMRLHGIPISIVSDRDPRFVSRFWQKFQETLGTKLKFSTAYHPQTDGQSERTIQTLEDMLRSCILDFGVNEVSI; from the exons ATGGATCGACAAGTTAGAGGTAGAGAACGTGGGAGATCAACTAGACAACACTCCGAGGTTGGTGATGATAAGGAACCTGAGGTCAATCAAGACCATGGTCAAGAGGGCGTGGCCGGAGATCCAGTGGCCACCGCGATCAATAGAATAACTGATGTCTTAGAGTGCATGACTGAGCACCAAGCCCTTGGACCAGTGCATCACCAAGGAGGCTCAATCGATACTGAGGATCGGGCATTAGAGAGATTCTTGAAGTTTGGACCTCCTAAGTTTTATGGAGGACCAGAACCTGAGGTAGCAGAAGGTTGGTGGGAGAGGATCTCTGATATTTTTGCAGCTTTGAATTATGCGGAGGAAAGACAAGTGGTTTTTGCAgcattccagtttgagggagctgcTCGTTCTA CCACGGAGCAAAGGCATATAAGGAGGTTTGTGCAGGGACTAAacgtggagatccaggaggGATTAGCTGCTGTTCGGATAGACATCTTTGTTGATGCAGTAGAGAGAGCTCAAAGGGTTGAAGTTGCCAGAGCTCAAGTAAAATCTTTCCAGGCTAAGAAAAGATTTGCCCCTAACAGCAGTCGGGAGCTGACTTATGCAAATGCTCCACCGGCTAAAGTGGATCGAGGAACGGGTGGAGTAAATAGTCCTGGAGCACCACGAGGCGTTCTAGCGAAAGGAGTTGGG GTAACTTGTGGGTATTGCAGGAAAGCTGGCCATACCGAGGATGGATGCTGGAGGAAAGAAGGAAAGTGCTTGAGGTGCGGAAGCAGCAAGCACCAGATTGCCGGTTGTCCGAAAACACAAGAAGGTGGTACCCCGAGTGCTAGACAAGCCACTTCCGGAGGAAGTAGGCCGAAGGTTCATGCCAGGGTGTACGCCATAGACGATCAACCCGTACCTGATTTCTCGGAAGTtgtggaag TTAGGACCCCCATGGGTAATAAAAGCATAATCACTAGCCTGGCCTATAAGAACTGCAAATTCTGGGTTGGAGAGCGTAGGATGCTAGTAGATCTAGTCAGTTTGGACATAAAAGGGTATGATATTATTATAGGAATGGATTTTCTAGCTCATTACCGTGCTAAGCTTGATTGTAGAGCAAAAGTGTTAGAATTTTGGATTCCCCGggaagcaaccctgaaattTGATGTGAAAGACAGGTTAGCATCGTCTGCTAtgatttcgggaattcgggtaaGGAAAATGTTGCATAAAGGAGCGCAAGGTTTCTTAGCCTTCCTGATTAATGCTCCCAGTGACCAAGTAAAGTTGGAAGATGTGCCAGTGGTAAGGGAATATCCAGatatttttcctgaagaattaaaaacattaccTCCAGAGAGAGAAGTGGAGTTCAAGATTGAACTAGTGCCGGGAACGGCTCCGATTTCTAAGACTCCGTACCGAATGTCTCCTGCAGagctaaaagaattaaaaattcaATTACAGGATTTATTGGAGAGAG ggCACAAAGTTTCTAAAGATGGAATTGCCGTGGATCCAGCAAAAGTTGAGGCAGTCACAACGTGGACTCAGCCAGAAACAACAATAGAGgttagaagtttcttgggttTAGCAGGTTATTACAGGCGGTTCATCAAGGACTTTTCGaagattgctggacctatgacagagctgataaagaaaaataataagttCATTTGGACTCCAAAGTGCGAGTCAAGctttcaggagttaaagaagCGCTTAACATCAGCTCCTGTGTTGGCATTGCCTGACGGAGTAGAAAGTTATGTCGTATACTCTGATGCCTCTAGGGAAGGTCTAGGATGCGTACTAATACAAAAGGGTAAGGTAGTTGtctatgcctctaggaaattgaagactCACGAACAAAATTACCCAACGCATGACCTAGAACTGGCCGCAGTGGTCTTtgccttaaagaaatggagacattacttgTATGGTGTGACATTTGAAGTTTACACGGAccacaagagccttaagtacttgttcttccaaaaggaattgaatttgaGACAGAGGCGATGGGTGGAATTtttagaagattatgattgttcaatcaactaccatccaggaaaaGTTAACGTGGTAGCAGACGCTCTAAGTAGAAAGGTCCAAGTAGCGGGgttaatggtaaaagaatggGACATGTTAGAAGAG GAGGCACAGAAAACGGACCCTATAATCCAGAAAAAGTTggagaaagtgcaaaaaggaGAAACCCTAGACTTTAAATTAGGGTCTGAAGGAGTGTTAAGCTTTCGAGATCGAATTGTGGTTCCAGTTGATGAAAAGTTAAGGAAAGAAATTCTAGAAGAATCACATCGATCAAAATATACTATACACCCAGGAGTGAGCAAAATGTATCACGATGTGAAAGAGTTATATTGGTGGGACGGTTTGAAAAATGACGTGGCGGAATTTGTACAAAAATGTCTGATatgccaacaagtaaaagctgaacatcagaaaccctCTGGTCTATTGCAGCCACTAGAAATTCtcgaatggaaatgggaacacataaccatggattttgtaacggGATTGCCTCGAAATAAAAAAGGATGTGATGCGGTTTGGGTGATAGTTGACAGGCTTACCAAGTCCGCACATTTTCTACCTGTGAGCATGAGCTTTTCTTTGGAGAAACTAGccaagttgtacacagaagagatcATGAGATTGCATGGTATTCCTATAAGCATTGTGTCTGATCGAGATCCAAGGTTTGTTTCACGTttctggcagaaatttcaagagacaTTGGGGACCAAGTTAAAATTTAGCACTGCTTATCATCCCCAAACAGACGGGCAGTCAGAAAGGACAATTCAGACTTTGGAAGATATGCTGAGGtcgtgtatattggattttgggGTAAATGAAGTCAGTATATGA